In Litorilinea aerophila, the genomic stretch CACCCGGAATTTCTGCCGTGGTATTTACGCCAGACGGGACTCAGCCGCCCAGTTCACCCCCGTGGGCCTGGATCACGGCCACGGCAGCCAGGGCCGCGGTCTCCGCCCGCAGGATCCGGGTGCCCAGGGAGATCACCTGCCAGCCTGCCGACCGAGCCAGGGCCACTTCTTCCGGCGTCAGGCCGCCTTCCGGGCCGACCAGCAGGCTGATGGCCGGGGGGGGTGCCTGCCCGGACCTCTGCAAAGTCGCCAGCAGGCCTGGATGTCCGGTTGCGTCTTCCCAGGGCAGCAGCCGGAGCCCCTCCCCCGTGCGGACGGCCTCCTCCCAGCTGAGGGGGGCGGCCAGCTCTGGCAGGCATCCCCGGCCGCTCTGCTCTGCCGCCTCCTGGATGATGCGCTGCCAACGGGGATATTTCTTCAGCACGGCGGCGGCCGGGCGCACCACGCTACGCCGGGCAATGACCGGTACAAAGCGGGTGACTCCCAGCTCCACCCCTTTCTGCAGGATCCACTCGAACTTGTCGGCCTTCAGAGTACACTGGTAGAGGATGACCGGGCGCCTGGGCTCCCCGGCCGCCGGGCCCACCTCCAGGATCTGGCCGCGGGCTTCGCCTGGGTCCAGCCGGCGGACTTCCGTCAGGAACTCCTGACCCCGGCCATCCAACAACACGATGCGGGTGCCGGGTCGAGCCCGCAGCACCCGACTCAACTGATGGGCAATGGGGGTCAGATCCACCGGCTGGCCGGGTTCCAGGGGAGTATCGGGCAGGAAAAAGCGGTGCAGGGTGGCCATGGCGGCGCGGTCAGGTGGCCTTTTGCACCACCAGGGCCACCCAGTCCTCCTCCTGTTTGCGGTCCACGAGCTGGA encodes the following:
- a CDS encoding 16S rRNA (uracil(1498)-N(3))-methyltransferase, producing MATLHRFFLPDTPLEPGQPVDLTPIAHQLSRVLRARPGTRIVLLDGRGQEFLTEVRRLDPGEARGQILEVGPAAGEPRRPVILYQCTLKADKFEWILQKGVELGVTRFVPVIARRSVVRPAAAVLKKYPRWQRIIQEAAEQSGRGCLPELAAPLSWEEAVRTGEGLRLLPWEDATGHPGLLATLQRSGQAPPPAISLLVGPEGGLTPEEVALARSAGWQVISLGTRILRAETAALAAVAVIQAHGGELGG